The following proteins come from a genomic window of Rutidosis leptorrhynchoides isolate AG116_Rl617_1_P2 chromosome 10, CSIRO_AGI_Rlap_v1, whole genome shotgun sequence:
- the LOC139872545 gene encoding uncharacterized protein translates to MNGELELEEARVSDDPSDSDPLLLNHQNVDSQSLLTSYTQSPVVASSSEINEDDDVEDGSLIACRICLEYDGEEDDDLISPCMCKGTQQFVHRSCLDHWRSVKEGSAFSHCTTCKAQFHLRVIELEENSWRRIKFRLFVARDVCLVFLAVQTVIGLMGGLAYLADKDGSFRDSFSDSWDRILSRHPIPFYYCIGVLVFFVLLGFFGIILHCSSFNTDPRMAGCQNCCYGWGALDCFPASMEACFALVIVFVVIFAILGIAYGFLAATMAIQRIWQRHYHILTKRELTQEYVVEDLKGCYTPPKLDPEHLERLKMLKLL, encoded by the exons atGAACGGAGAATTAGAGCTAGAAGAAGCTAGGGTTTCAGATGATCCTAGCGATTCAGATCCTTTGCTTTTGAATCATCAAAACGTTGATTCTCAATCACTGTTGACATCGTATACGCAATCGCCTGTTGTTGCGAGTTCAAGTGAaataaatgaagatgatgatgttgaagacGGTTCATTGATTGCTTGTCGAATTTGCCTCGAATATGATGGAGAGGAAG ATGATGATTTGATATCTCCATGTATGTGTAAAGGCACTCAGCAGTTTGTGCATCGTTCATGCCTTGATCATTGGCGATCTGTTAAG GAAGGGTCTGCCTTTTCACATTGCACAACTTGCAAAGCGCAGTTTCATCTAAGAGTCATCGAATTAGAAGAAAACTCATGGCGCAGAATCAAGTTCAGACTATTTGTTGCCAGAGATGTTTGCCTCGTATTTTTGGCTGTACAAACA GTGATTGGATTGATGGGGGGACTAGCATATCTTGCTGACAAAGACGGATCTTTTAGAGATTCATTTAGTGATAGTTGGGACCGTATATTGTCAAGACACCCAATACCATTCTACTATTGTATAG GGGTCCTTGTCTTTTTTGTATTGCTTGGGTTCTTTGGGATTATACTACACTGCTCTTCTTTCAATACCGATCCCAGGATGGCTGGGTGCCAAAACTGTTGTTACGGTTGGGGCGCGTTGGACTGTTTTCCAGCGTCAATGGAGGCATGCTTTGCTCTGGTTATAGTTTTTGTGGTCATATTTGCAATTCTTGGTATTGCATATGGCTTTCTTGCTGCCACCATGGCTATTCAAAGGATCTGGCAGAGACACTACCACATCCTCACTAAAAGAGAACTTACACAG GAGTATGTGGTGGAGGATCTTAAAGGGTGTTACACCCCTCCAAAACTGGATCCGGAGCACTTGGAACGTTTAAAAATGCTGAAGCTTTTGTAA